The Dyadobacter sandarakinus DNA window TACATAGGAGATGAAATCAAAAAGTTCGTCCTTGCTGATTTTCCTCTCACGCATTGTGTTCTCGCATTCAGCCAGTATGACCCCGCGTTCTTGCAATACTTTCAGCTGTGTTTCGTAGGGCTGATCTTTCCTGAACACGGTTACCCCGCCGCCATGCGCGACAAGCTCTACTTCCAGTTTTCCTTTTAACCGCGGATCATCCAGGGCATTCATGATATTCTTCATCGTCGCCTTAATCACCTTTTCGTCATCGCTGTTAAGCTGGTATACCACTTTGTAGGATTTTTTATCGGCGGTCGCCCCGTGAAAATCGGCTGGGTTGACGGGCTTGTTCTGGGCGATTGCTGCTGCTGTAACAAACATTGACGCAGCGAATAGCATTGTTTTGAGCATTTTCATTTGGTTTGGTTTTTAAAAGGTTATGATACGATTTACATTATTTACTTTCTTTTTTTGCTTTTGAAATTGGCTCGAAAGGCCCGAGTTTGTGCTGTTTCTGCGAAAAACCATCAGCATAAGGTGCGAACGGAAAATCGATGGGTTTTTTACTGATATCTACCCAGTCGCTGCTCTGGTCTTTGTGAGGGCGAGGCTGAGAATTGACGAACGCAGCAAGGTCCCAGGCTTCTTTATCGGTCAACAGCTTGTTTTCATAACTCGCGCCGAAGGGCATGTTGTTCACAACATAACCTGCAAAGGAAGAAACCCTGTAGAGCCCCGCTCCGTCGTTGTAGCTATTTTTGCCCCAAAGCGGGGGATAGACGTAAGCGTTTTTCTCGGGGTTTAATATTCCTTCCCCGTTGACGCCATGACAACTTTCGCATTTTGCTTGATAAATCAGACTACCGTTTTTTGGATCTGCCGCTCTGTCCAGATAAGCAAGTTTTTCCAAACCCGTTCCTTTGGGCGTTTCCCCCTTGGGTGTATCTTTTTCAAGCCATTTCATATAAGCCATCATTGCGGTCATTTCCCTGCTGGCACTGTCGGGTTTTGTTCCATTCAGACTCCTTTCAAAACAATCCGAAATCCGTTTGATCACCGTTTCTTTGGTGCCTGAACGCGCCCTGAACTTTGGATAGGTGCTATATACAGCAGCGTAGTTGTTACCCATAATTTTTGTCCCTGCATCCAGGTGGCAATTCTGGCAATTCATGCCGTTGCTGATCTGCATTACTTTGCCTTTTGGCCCCAGGTACTCCGCTGTGTGTACAATCAGCTCACGCCCGTACCGGATTAAATCACCTTGTTCATTCTTGGGGATATCTGATGTGTCTGGTGCCTGCCACATTTTTGCTCTGGGTTGCGATACTTTGGTGGTTGCATCCATAGCGGCAATTTTTTCAGGTGGCTTTACTAATTCTTGAAAATACCCTGGTGCACAAATTAATGCTATCAGAAAGAGCAGCAGGCATGAGACAATGGTAATCAAGATTTTAAGCAGGTTACTGAGTAAGGCCAGTGTTTTCTGTATCTTTTCCATTGGGTCTGGCTGGTGTTGTCAGTGAAATTGTAATGCTTGTTTGGCCACGGGAATTTCGATGTGACGGTAGCGCTGCCATAAATACTTAATGGGACAAAAGCTTGTCATTGCTGTCACCAGCAGATAGTAGGCCGCCACGAGGAGATAAATGATCAGTCCTGGAAAATACAGCAGGAAAGGCAGCCACATCATCACGCACAACCTCAAAATTGTTTCAAAGAGTGTGACATTTAACGGAAGTTCATGGGTCGTTTTCATCTTGAAAATGGTTAAGTTTTTGGCCTATTGCCATTACAAAGATGAGGGGTAAGCTGCCGTCAAAGAAATCGTAAAAAGTGATCTGTGATAACCTCAGGTAATATAAAATCAACACGAGATGAGTAAAAATCCTATTTTGAATTACTTTTTGTGATGAACAGCGAAGTTCATGAATAACTCAGCGAGGCCATCCGGTTGGCCATGGAGCGTGGCAAAGTGAAAAGCCCTTTCTATTGAAAAGCCTTCGATGTCGATCACACGGCACTGGTTGTGGGATAGCTCATCCAAAATGGAATGGATGGAAAGGAAGGCGGCACAGGGCGCATTCTGTATGTATCTTTTGATACTCTCACTCCCTGCCAGCTGCATTTGTTTGTTCAGGTCCGATAATGAGACCCCCTTCTCTTTCAATGCGTAGGCAATCACCTCCAAGGTACCCGAGCCCGGCTCTCTGAGGATGATAGGGATGCGGGCCAGCTCAGCAAGTGTGATTGTCCCATTTTTGGCAATGGTGCTCCGGGCACTGGTGACCAGGACAATTTCATCATTCAGAAATGGTGCATAATGTATCTTAGGATCACGTGATCTTCCTTCGATGATGCCTATATCGATTTGCTTCTCGGTTAAGGCCAGCTGGATCTGGTCGGTATTCTTGATTACCAATGAGACCTCGATTTCCGGAAAGCGGTTATGAAAAGCCGCCAGCAACGATGGCAAAACATATTGGGCAACGGTGGTGCTGGCCCCAATCCTTAGCATGCCACTATTTTCATTATTCAGCGCATTGATTTCAAATTCAAGTGCGCGGTAAATCTCAAAGATCTGCTCCGTTCGCGCAAGCAACAGCTCGCCCGCGCGTGTCAGCTTGATTTTTGTACCGTTCCGGTCAAAAACCTTGGTTTTTAGCTGCGCTTCAAGTTCGCGAATATGTTTTGTGATTGCTGGCTGGGTAATGAAAAGCTCATCTGCCGCTTTTGTGAAGTTGAGCCGCTTGGCAACAGTATGAAAAACCCGAAGGCGAAAATCAAAATTCATAGTAATAGGCGGGGTGGGATCAAGACTTTCTAACCTTATAGTCTATGAGCTGTCACTTAAAAAAATGTGTAAAAACAAAGCTCTGTACTGAACCAAACGGCGTAACATGATCGGAAATGACGCTTTGCTTAATCTGAAAATCATCATTAAAAAATAATTCCAATGATTCGAGATTATATCTTCTCACCGGCAATCCGCTGCACATTGTGGGGCCATTTTCAGAGAAGGTGCCGATGATCAAATCCTTATCCACAAACTCGCTGACGATATCCTTATACTTTTTAATATCCTGGGTTTCTGTCAAAAAATGAAAAGTTGCCCGGTCGTGCCATAACATGTAGGGCCGGGCGGGAGCAAAATCGAGGATGTTGCACACGATCCATTTTATCTTTTCTGCCCGTTCCCTAAGTCGTTTTCTCGCCCTGTCAATGGCCGCACTGGAAATATCCAGAACGGTCAAATCCGAATAGCCTTCGCTGAGCAGATTTTCGATCAGTGCGGCATCGCCGCCTCCGATATCGATGATCGCATCTGTCTTTGTGATGCCGGTGGACTTTATCAGCGAAAGCGAGGGCTCAGGCAGGCTTTGCGACCAGCTCAACTGGTCTGGCCCTTTGGATAAGTAAGTGTTGTCCCAATGGCGTTGAAGTGTGTTGTCCATCATCAGGTTGTCTTAATCAGATAAATAATGAGTAGTACGCTGGCCAAAAAGATCACTGCCGTCATCGATTTTATTAAAAGGGAGGACTGATAGTATTGCCCCTGTTCCAACTGCTTTTTTGTATTCATATAACGGACATAGGAAAATAGCGTTGTCAGCGCCCCCAAGCTAACCAGCAACACGCCGATAACAGGCGAATAACCCGTGGAATGTACTTGTGATTTGCTTCCTAACGCAGCCGCAATTTGCCGAACGAACAACGAGAACTTGACAACAACGAAACCAAACCCCATGATACCGATGCTGGTCCGGACCCATGCCAGAAAGGTCCTTTCGTTGGCAAGGTGATCCCCCGCATTCTTCTTGTGATCATTGAAAGGCCTGTTTTCCATATAATTCAGGATACTATTGATTGTTTGCTAAACTCCTTCACAAAATCACCAATATCAAAAACCTGTACCTGACCATTAAGTAATGCAGCAATCAATGAGCTTCCGACTGCACTTCTATACCCTGAGGCGCAATGAACCGCGATTGGTTTGTCAAGTGGAACTAACCCTATTTTTTCACGTATGTCGGCAAGGGGAATAGAAATGCTGCTTTCAAAAATTTTATCTTCAGCAGCTTCCGAAAGGTTTCTTACGTCGATAATGGAATACTTATTTTGATTCTGACGGAAGTGTACTTTATCCAGAAGTGGTGTTTGCAGCGGCGCAGGCCCCGCCACAAATGCTGATTTGATGGCTGGTTCGTATCCGATGGATGCCGTGCGCTCAATTAGCCTTTCTAAAACCTGCCAGGAGTCTCCGGTTAGGTAGAATGTTTCTTCTGGCTTGATGATACTTCCCAGCCAGGTCTCAAACTTCTTTCCATCCATCATGTTGACCGAATTGGGCAAATGTCCCTCTTTAAAAATTCGTTCATCACGGGTATCGATGATCAGAATGTTATCTTCCAAGCGATTTTGAGGCTCCGTCGTTAGGTTAATTCTCTTTACACCTTCGAGACCGGGTTTGAAATGCGCAGCACCTTTTTTATTAAGTGCAACATCGAACGGAAAATAGACGGGGATAAAAGGCTGGTCTGACGTAAGTCTTTGGATAAAGTCCTCTTTGGTCATTTCTTGTAATGACCAGTTTGTAAGTTTCTCCTGCCCGATCGTGCTGCTGTTTGCATCGCTAAGCGCTTTTCCACAAAGTGTCCCTGCACCATGGGCCGGATAAAGCACAACAGCGTCGTCCAGGGTGAGAATCTTTTCGCGCAGAGAATCGTACATCTTCGTTGCGAGTTTCCCCCGCTGACTGCTGGCATCACTATCCGATTCCCTCAGATCCGGACGGCCACAATCCCCAATAAACAGCGTATCCCCGCTGAAAATGGCCTTGGCGATGCCATTGTGCTCCAAAACAATTGAAATACTATCCTCGGAGTGCCCGGGGGTGTTCAAAGGTTTCAGCACAATCTTTCCAAACGAAAGCGAACTGCCATCATCGAAAGGGATATGGTCATAGCTTGCCCCGGTGTGGGCACTTGCGTAAATTGGAGAACTTGTTGTCTGACTGATTTCCAAGTGACTGCTGACGAAATCAGCATGTGAATGGGTTTCTATTACTGCAATGATCACTGCGCCATTCTGTGCAGCAAAATCGTAATATGGCTGCGGGTTCCGGGCTGGATCAATTAATACGACTTTGCTCTCACATTCGCTCAAAATAGCATAGCTGTAATGCGAAAGATATTGATCTTCAAATTGATGGATTTTCATGATTCTCTTTTTTATTTCAAAAATGTAAAATCTAATGTTGAGGAAGGATTAGTGAGGTAACCATCGCCTGACCAGGCCATACAAGAATGTTCCGGCCAATGCCCCCGATATCACGATCAGCATCGACCAATAACCAAACCCCAGGTTTACGAACATAGGTCCCGGACAAGCCCCGGTCAACGCCCATCCCAAACCAAAAATGATACCCCCGAGCAAATACCGTAGCCAACGGCCGGTTTTGTCGTGAAATGTGATTGGATTGCCGCTGTAATCTTTAATGTGATAACGTTTGATCATAAAGACGGCGACAATGCCGACCAATAGCGCTGTACCGATTATGCCGAACATATGAAATGACTGAAAGCGGAACATTTCCTGAATCCTGTACCAGGAGACGGCCTCGGATTTAGCCATCACTATGCCAAAAAGTACTCCGGTAACTATAAATTTTAAAGCTTTCATAACTTGAAAAGAACAGGAAAAATAAGGTGGGTCATGGCAAGCCCGCCAATGAAAAAACCCACCACTGCGATCAGGGACGGAATTTGAAGGTTTGATAGCCCGCTGATTGCGTGACCTGATGTACATCCACCTGCATATCTGGATCCAAATCCAACCAGCACGCCGCCAGCCAAAAGAAGCAGAATTGTTTTTGGAGACGATAGAATTTGACGGCCGAATAGCTGATCAGGGTTCAGGCCCCCATCGAAGCTTATGCCAAGTTTATGCAAATCGGTAATAGTTGTCTCAGACAATTGAAGCGGAGCTGGGCTATTAAGCCATACCGAGACGATATAGCCGCCAAGGATTGAACCTACCAGGAACAGAAGGTTCCAGATTTCACCCTTCCAGTCAAAGTCAAAAAAGTCTGACTTACTGCCGGCCCCGGCCATCGAGCAAATTGTCCGCAGGTTGGAAGAAAACCCGAAAGACTTTCCAAAATAGAGTAGCAAAACCATGATGGCGGAAATGGCAAAGCCCGAAGCATACCAGGGCCAAGGTTGGCGGATTAGATCAAGCATAAAAATCAATTGTGTGACATTATTATAAAAAAGGGAAAAATCGGTAGGTATGACTTCGATATTGCCGGTAATCATCATAGAATGCCACCAACATCTTTTCTTCGTAGCGTGACTTAAAGTAAAACAGCAGCAACAATGCAAGGCTGATTATGACCCTAAGAGAATCTGTAGCCTGTAAACCATAACCGGAAGTGAGAAGAAAAATGCCGGAATAAATCGGGTGCCGGATATATTTATATATTCCTGTTGTAACAAGCTTCCCACGTTTCACTGGCGATGGAAACGGTGTAAGGCTTCTCCTTATCTGAAACATTGACGTGACAATCATGATCATTCCGGTGAGGGCAACCGCTAATCCCACTAGTTTTACACCCGACCAAATTTTGAAAATCCTGACGGCGGGTAAAAACACATATAGGCCAAATAAGGCAAGCTGAATACCAACGAAGATGAGATCTTTCTTTTTTCTCATATATAATTCGCCATCAAATGAATTCGTGGATGATAATGTAAGCGCCCATCACCAGGACAAACCAACCAAAGCCCCTCTTTAAACGGTCCACATTAAGGTAATTTCCAATCAATCCACCGAGAAAAAGACCGGCAATAGCAATACTGGTAACGGTCAGAAGAAATCCCCAATAAATTTGAAAATGCCCCAAATCACCCGCAAAACCAATCAGAGAGTTTAGAGCAATGATCAAAAGAGATGTTCCAACTGCCTCCTTCATGGGCATCCCGAGTAGCAAAACCAGTGTTGGGATTAGTAAAAAACCTCCACCGGCACCGAGAAGCCCGGTTGTTAGTCCTATGCCTGTGCCGAATGCAAAGAGCTTGAAAAAACTATGACCTTGACGCTGGGCCTTTTTGGCTGACTGAGTGTTGTCTTTTATCATGCCCACTGATGCAGCTATCATCAACACCCCGAACAAGGCCATAGTTAGAATTGGCTCCGTGACCTGAAAGTCTCCTAGTTCAAAGAGTTGGTTTGGGATTTGAGGAATGAGAAATTTTCTGACCAAAAACACGGTCGTAACCGAGGTTGCCCCGAATAGTAAGGCGGTGCGGACATTCAATAACCCGTTTTTATAGTTCCGAATTGCTCCGATCAGACTGGTAGAGCCGACAATGAATAGGGAATAGGAAGTAGAAAGCAATGGCGGTACACCAAATAAGTAAACCAGCACGGGCACCGTTAAGATGGAACCTCCTCCCCCTACTAAACCGAGCGAAATACCAATCAACACAGACGCCAAATAAGCCATAATTTCCATTTGCAGATATCAATCACACAAATCAAGCAATACGATTGTTGCCAGAAAGTGACTTTTATCACAGAAGGAAAAACCATGTTTATCCCACCCAGGCGATAGAGTTACGGAACAGTCTGATTTTTCCGTTCTGCTCCATCTTCTTCAACAAGCGTGAAACGACCTCTCGGGAGGTGTTCAGGTCGTTGGCAATTTCAAGGTGGGTGATGGACAATTCATCGACGCCTCTGCTTTTAAATTGATTTCGTAGATAGAATTCCAGGCGCTCGTCCATCGCCTTAAAAATCACGCTATCCAGGACGGTCAGCAGCTCTTCAAAGCGGGACCGATAATTTTCCAGGACGAAATAATACCAGCTGCGATAGGTAGTCATCAGCTCATCCATCATCCGTATCGGGATCATAATG harbors:
- a CDS encoding DsrE family protein, translating into MKMLKTMLFAASMFVTAAAIAQNKPVNPADFHGATADKKSYKVVYQLNSDDEKVIKATMKNIMNALDDPRLKGKLEVELVAHGGGVTVFRKDQPYETQLKVLQERGVILAECENTMRERKISKDELFDFISYVPSGNGEIIIRQQQGWAIVHP
- a CDS encoding c-type cytochrome, with the protein product MEKIQKTLALLSNLLKILITIVSCLLLFLIALICAPGYFQELVKPPEKIAAMDATTKVSQPRAKMWQAPDTSDIPKNEQGDLIRYGRELIVHTAEYLGPKGKVMQISNGMNCQNCHLDAGTKIMGNNYAAVYSTYPKFRARSGTKETVIKRISDCFERSLNGTKPDSASREMTAMMAYMKWLEKDTPKGETPKGTGLEKLAYLDRAADPKNGSLIYQAKCESCHGVNGEGILNPEKNAYVYPPLWGKNSYNDGAGLYRVSSFAGYVVNNMPFGASYENKLLTDKEAWDLAAFVNSQPRPHKDQSSDWVDISKKPIDFPFAPYADGFSQKQHKLGPFEPISKAKKESK
- a CDS encoding DUF2892 domain-containing protein, which produces MKTTHELPLNVTLFETILRLCVMMWLPFLLYFPGLIIYLLVAAYYLLVTAMTSFCPIKYLWQRYRHIEIPVAKQALQFH
- a CDS encoding LysR family transcriptional regulator encodes the protein MNFDFRLRVFHTVAKRLNFTKAADELFITQPAITKHIRELEAQLKTKVFDRNGTKIKLTRAGELLLARTEQIFEIYRALEFEINALNNENSGMLRIGASTTVAQYVLPSLLAAFHNRFPEIEVSLVIKNTDQIQLALTEKQIDIGIIEGRSRDPKIHYAPFLNDEIVLVTSARSTIAKNGTITLAELARIPIILREPGSGTLEVIAYALKEKGVSLSDLNKQMQLAGSESIKRYIQNAPCAAFLSIHSILDELSHNQCRVIDIEGFSIERAFHFATLHGQPDGLAELFMNFAVHHKK
- a CDS encoding class I SAM-dependent methyltransferase gives rise to the protein MMDNTLQRHWDNTYLSKGPDQLSWSQSLPEPSLSLIKSTGITKTDAIIDIGGGDAALIENLLSEGYSDLTVLDISSAAIDRARKRLRERAEKIKWIVCNILDFAPARPYMLWHDRATFHFLTETQDIKKYKDIVSEFVDKDLIIGTFSENGPTMCSGLPVRRYNLESLELFFNDDFQIKQSVISDHVTPFGSVQSFVFTHFFK
- a CDS encoding YidH family protein — encoded protein: MENRPFNDHKKNAGDHLANERTFLAWVRTSIGIMGFGFVVVKFSLFVRQIAAALGSKSQVHSTGYSPVIGVLLVSLGALTTLFSYVRYMNTKKQLEQGQYYQSSLLIKSMTAVIFLASVLLIIYLIKTT
- a CDS encoding MBL fold metallo-hydrolase, producing the protein MKIHQFEDQYLSHYSYAILSECESKVVLIDPARNPQPYYDFAAQNGAVIIAVIETHSHADFVSSHLEISQTTSSPIYASAHTGASYDHIPFDDGSSLSFGKIVLKPLNTPGHSEDSISIVLEHNGIAKAIFSGDTLFIGDCGRPDLRESDSDASSQRGKLATKMYDSLREKILTLDDAVVLYPAHGAGTLCGKALSDANSSTIGQEKLTNWSLQEMTKEDFIQRLTSDQPFIPVYFPFDVALNKKGAAHFKPGLEGVKRINLTTEPQNRLEDNILIIDTRDERIFKEGHLPNSVNMMDGKKFETWLGSIIKPEETFYLTGDSWQVLERLIERTASIGYEPAIKSAFVAGPAPLQTPLLDKVHFRQNQNKYSIIDVRNLSEAAEDKIFESSISIPLADIREKIGLVPLDKPIAVHCASGYRSAVGSSLIAALLNGQVQVFDIGDFVKEFSKQSIVS
- a CDS encoding DUF6691 family protein, which gives rise to MKALKFIVTGVLFGIVMAKSEAVSWYRIQEMFRFQSFHMFGIIGTALLVGIVAVFMIKRYHIKDYSGNPITFHDKTGRWLRYLLGGIIFGLGWALTGACPGPMFVNLGFGYWSMLIVISGALAGTFLYGLVRRWLPH
- a CDS encoding YeeE/YedE family protein, with translation MMITGNIEVIPTDFSLFYNNVTQLIFMLDLIRQPWPWYASGFAISAIMVLLLYFGKSFGFSSNLRTICSMAGAGSKSDFFDFDWKGEIWNLLFLVGSILGGYIVSVWLNSPAPLQLSETTITDLHKLGISFDGGLNPDQLFGRQILSSPKTILLLLAGGVLVGFGSRYAGGCTSGHAISGLSNLQIPSLIAVVGFFIGGLAMTHLIFPVLFKL
- a CDS encoding methyltransferase family protein, which codes for MRKKKDLIFVGIQLALFGLYVFLPAVRIFKIWSGVKLVGLAVALTGMIMIVTSMFQIRRSLTPFPSPVKRGKLVTTGIYKYIRHPIYSGIFLLTSGYGLQATDSLRVIISLALLLLFYFKSRYEEKMLVAFYDDYRQYRSHTYRFFPFL
- a CDS encoding sulfite exporter TauE/SafE family protein, producing the protein MEIMAYLASVLIGISLGLVGGGGSILTVPVLVYLFGVPPLLSTSYSLFIVGSTSLIGAIRNYKNGLLNVRTALLFGATSVTTVFLVRKFLIPQIPNQLFELGDFQVTEPILTMALFGVLMIAASVGMIKDNTQSAKKAQRQGHSFFKLFAFGTGIGLTTGLLGAGGGFLLIPTLVLLLGMPMKEAVGTSLLIIALNSLIGFAGDLGHFQIYWGFLLTVTSIAIAGLFLGGLIGNYLNVDRLKRGFGWFVLVMGAYIIIHEFI
- a CDS encoding Crp/Fnr family transcriptional regulator, with the translated sequence MEPTQSIINYLDASFKSFEPGLRDRIAEAGVLKNIPAGEVIMRTGQYIKHSVLIASGRVKLYREGDDGQEVFIYYLEEGNACALSMICATKQESSEIMAKAVDDTTIIMIPIRMMDELMTTYRSWYYFVLENYRSRFEELLTVLDSVIFKAMDERLEFYLRNQFKSRGVDELSITHLEIANDLNTSREVVSRLLKKMEQNGKIRLFRNSIAWVG